The region TGGGGCCGTGAAACTGGCCAAGGTCAATATCGATGAAAATCAGGCAATTGCCGCGCAGTTGCGCGTGCAATCCGTGCCCACGGTCTATGCCTTCATCGATGGTCAGCCAGTGGATGGTTTTGCCGGTGCCCAGCCGGAATCGGCGGTTCGCCAGTTTGTCGACCGGCTGGTTCAGCAGGCTGGCGGCGCGGCGGCATCGATGGATGATCTGCTCGCGGCCGCCGAAGAGGCGATCGGCAGAAGAGACTTTGCATCAGCTTCCGCCATTTTTCAGGAGATGCTTGCCCAGCGCCCCGACAGCGCCGAAGCCATGGCCGGGCTCATCCGGTGCCTCACCGGGGCGGGGGAATACGCGCCTGCCCGCGACATGCTGGCCGCCATGACCGATGAGATGCAGGCAAGCGACGCCGTCCAGAAGGCCATCAAGGGACTTGATATGGCGGAACGTGGCGCTGAAGCGGCAGGTCAGCTGGCGGAACTCGAAGCCCGGGTTGCCGCCGATGAGAAAGATATTCAGGCCAGGTTTGATCTGGCCATGGCCCAATATGGCGCCGGCATGTCCGAAGATGCGATTGAAAGCCTGCTTGCCTGTATGCGGCTCAACCGGTCGTGGAATGATGATGCGGCGCGGCTTCAGCTGCTTGAGATTTTTGCCACCCTCGGGCCTGCCGCCCCCGAAGTGCTTGAGGGACGGCGTAAACTTTCGTCACTTCTGTTTTCATGATGAAGGCCGTTGAAAGGAAACCGGCATAATGAAACGTAGCGCCATCATTCCTGATCTTCAGGATCTTCCGGAAACGATACCCGTGTTTCCGTTGAACGGTGCTCTCCTGCTGCCCGGAGGGCGGTTGCCGCTCAATATTTTCGAGCCGCGCTACCTCAATATGATCTCCGATGTGCTCACCAGCCCGACCCGCCTCATGGGGATGATCCAGAGCACCACCTCAACCGGACAGAATGAAGTTGCCCCAAGCCTCTTTTCAATCGGTTGCGTCGGCCGACTTTCCAGTTTTGAGGAAACCACCGATGGCCGCTATCTCATCTCTCTTGACGGGGTGATCCGCTTTCGTGTTGAAAGCGAAATTGACATGAAGGATGGGTATCGCCGGTTGAAGGTGGATTACAGCACCTTCACCGATGATCTTCTGGTTCAGGATAACAGCATCAATCGGGAAAAACTGCTGAAGGCATTGCGCCGGTTCTTTGACCTCAAGGGCTTCACCGCGGACTGGGAGGCCATCAAGGTCTGTGAAAGCGAAAAACTCGTGACAACCCTGTCGATGATCTGCCCGCTCGAAGTTTCCGACAAACAGGCGCTGCTCGAGGCACCAACGACGTTTGAGCGAGCTGAAATTCTGACAACAATGCTTGAGATGCAGGTCTCGAGCCATGGCCTCATCTCCGAGAATCAAGGCCATGTCCGCCACTGAAAACGAAGATGCAAGACCACTTGATCCGATCTTGCTCGATCTGCTCATCTGCCCGGTCAGCCGCGGCCCGCTCACCTATGATCGGACCAGCCGGGAACTGATCAGCCGTCAGGCTGGACTTGCCTATCCTGTCCGAGACGGGGTGCCGGTGCTGCTCAAGGAAGAAGCCAGGACCCTCGACGGGGCGGAAAGCTGATAATGTCGGCATCGGCCACAACCCCGGAGCCATGGCCGACGGCCATTTCCCTCAATCCGGAGAAAAACACCCTCAGCGTTGTGTTTGATACCGGCGAGATTTTCAATCTCGAAGCAGAGCTTCTGCGGGTTGAATCGCCGTCAGCCGAAGTTCAGGGCCATAGTGCAAGCCAGAAAACCACCCCCGCCGGCAAGCGCAAGGTCAAGATTACCGATATCAAGCAGGTGGGGCATTACGCCATCCGGCTGGTCTTCAGCGATGGCCATGACAGCGGGCTCTTTACCTGGACGACACTGCATCGATACGGCCGCGACAGGGATGATCTCATGGCCCGGTATCTGGCCCGGCTGGAGGAACAAGGGCTCAGCCGCGACGGTTAAGCCCGCCGCTTGCCATTTTCATCGCCAGCGCCTTGAAGGGAGACCGATCCATCGCGGCCATGGCCATCCCCGCCGCGGAGCGGAGACTTTTCGGCCCGAAGGAGAAGAGCCGGTTGAGCCCGTCGGTTGCAACGGTCATGGCCGCGGTTTCGACAAACCGCTGCCTTGCATAGCGTTCCAGCACCATCGGGTCGCCGAAATCAGCCCCGTGCTCCATGGCCCAGGCCAGCGCATCTGAAATGGCCGCCGCATCACCGAGGGCAAGATTATAGCCCTGACCGGCAAGGTGGTGAATGCTGTGGGCCGCATCACCCACCAGCACCAGCCGATGCGCGAAAGGACGGATCGCATGGCAGAGCCGCATCGACCAGGAATGGCGTTCGCTTGCCAGGCTGAGCTCGCCGAAAGCAGGGCCGAATTCTTCTTCAAGAACCTGCCCGAACATCAGCGGATCTGCCTTGAGCATCACCGCAGCGTCTTCATCCCGGAGGGTCCAGACAAGTGAGGAAAGATGGGGATCGTCCAGCGGCATCAGCGCCACCGGACCGCCGTCAACAAATCGTTGCCAGGCGATATGCCGATGCGGCAGGCTTGAGCGGATATCGGCAACGATCGCGGTCTGGCCTGGACTTCGCCGGATTGTCCGGATCAGGGCAGCTTCCCGAAACGGGCTTCGGCCGCCATCTGCCGCAATCACCAGGGGTGTTTCCACCACCTCGCCATCATCAAGGTCAAGGCGGTGACAACGTGTATCTTTATGCTGAAATACATCCGGCGCTGGCGGGGTTGCCCTGCTGTTGCGGATACGGATCAGGGGATGCGCTGCGGCCAGATGCATCAGGGCGGCAATCACGGCACTGTTCCGCATGACATGGGCAAGCGGGCCGGTTGCGCTGTCATCCTCGCCCCATGACAGGAGCGTATCTTTCACCGCGTAACCTGGACGCGGTTTCTGGGCATCGCTCACCCGGATCTCACGCACCGGGGTGATGGCATGACCTTGATCATCCATGACCTTGAAGACACCGAGCCGATCAAGAAAAGCATGACTGGCGGGATTGATCGTGCTGGTGCGGATGGTATCGGTCCTGCCCGCGGCATGATCCAGCACAAGGCAGGAAACACCTCGATCGGCAAGCGC is a window of Alphaproteobacteria bacterium LSUCC0684 DNA encoding:
- a CDS encoding FAD-dependent oxidoreductase, producing MDKSNTHDIVIVGGGMAGLATALALADRGVSCLVLDHAAGRTDTIRTSTINPASHAFLDRLGVFKVMDDQGHAITPVREIRVSDAQKPRPGYAVKDTLLSWGEDDSATGPLAHVMRNSAVIAALMHLAAAHPLIRIRNSRATPPAPDVFQHKDTRCHRLDLDDGEVVETPLVIAADGGRSPFREAALIRTIRRSPGQTAIVADIRSSLPHRHIAWQRFVDGGPVALMPLDDPHLSSLVWTLRDEDAAVMLKADPLMFGQVLEEEFGPAFGELSLASERHSWSMRLCHAIRPFAHRLVLVGDAAHSIHHLAGQGYNLALGDAAAISDALAWAMEHGADFGDPMVLERYARQRFVETAAMTVATDGLNRLFSFGPKSLRSAAGMAMAAMDRSPFKALAMKMASGGLNRRG
- the trxA gene encoding thioredoxin, with the protein product MVLIEQNATGSDVSIIDVSTADFMAEVIEASKEKPVIVDFWAPWCGPCKQLMPVLEKCVAEAGGAVKLAKVNIDENQAIAAQLRVQSVPTVYAFIDGQPVDGFAGAQPESAVRQFVDRLVQQAGGAAASMDDLLAAAEEAIGRRDFASASAIFQEMLAQRPDSAEAMAGLIRCLTGAGEYAPARDMLAAMTDEMQASDAVQKAIKGLDMAERGAEAAGQLAELEARVAADEKDIQARFDLAMAQYGAGMSEDAIESLLACMRLNRSWNDDAARLQLLEIFATLGPAAPEVLEGRRKLSSLLFS
- a CDS encoding gamma-butyrobetaine hydroxylase-like domain-containing protein, whose protein sequence is MSASATTPEPWPTAISLNPEKNTLSVVFDTGEIFNLEAELLRVESPSAEVQGHSASQKTTPAGKRKVKITDIKQVGHYAIRLVFSDGHDSGLFTWTTLHRYGRDRDDLMARYLARLEEQGLSRDG
- a CDS encoding Trm112 family protein, whose translation is MSATENEDARPLDPILLDLLICPVSRGPLTYDRTSRELISRQAGLAYPVRDGVPVLLKEEARTLDGAES
- a CDS encoding LON peptidase substrate-binding domain-containing protein, which encodes MKRSAIIPDLQDLPETIPVFPLNGALLLPGGRLPLNIFEPRYLNMISDVLTSPTRLMGMIQSTTSTGQNEVAPSLFSIGCVGRLSSFEETTDGRYLISLDGVIRFRVESEIDMKDGYRRLKVDYSTFTDDLLVQDNSINREKLLKALRRFFDLKGFTADWEAIKVCESEKLVTTLSMICPLEVSDKQALLEAPTTFERAEILTTMLEMQVSSHGLISENQGHVRH